The following proteins come from a genomic window of Hypanus sabinus isolate sHypSab1 chromosome 9, sHypSab1.hap1, whole genome shotgun sequence:
- the LOC132399675 gene encoding tumor necrosis factor receptor superfamily member 5-like isoform X2 produces the protein MLASRVLFCCTLFVFQCCQHASSSACDSVSKYAKFGKCCSLCPPGMYMSSECTEKNDSKCQPCGPERYQSKWNRLEHCHLHKVCTNNGGFVVEKAGSSTSDTVCQCQVGKHCVNKDCEICEENSVCEPGYGVVYKEEGANFTIPVCEVCEAGYYSNISSNLEPCRKWSDCGSLHTLENGTTMKDVECGTQVSSSKLGLVVVIALLSTVLSVILLSFFIYSGYNQENRTKVWIIFTRLVKCAEPTKMPVQELTENGRIVATAGDEDKSPEVMTELLLV, from the exons TGCTGTCAACATGCCTCAAGCAGCGCCTGCGATTCTGTCTCTAAATACGCAAAGTTTGGAAAGTGCTGCAGTTTGTGCCCACCTG GCATGTACATGAGCAGCGAGTGCACTGAGAAAAATGACTCAAAATGTCAACCATGTGGTCCTGAACGTTATCAGTCAAAGTGGAACAGACTGGAACATTGTCATCTGCATAAAGTCTGTACCAATA ATGGAGGATTTGTGGTTGAAAAGGCTGGCAGCAGTACCAGTGATACAGTCTGTCAGTGCCAGGTTGGGAAGCACTGTGTCAATAAGGACTGTGAGATCTGTGAAGAGAACAGCGTCTGTGAACCCGGCTATGGAGTTGTGTACAAAGAAG AAGGTGCAAATTTCACAATACCTGTGTGTGAGGTATGCGAAGCTGGATATTACTCAAACATATCTTCTAACTTGGAACCCTGCAGGAAATGGAGCGA TTGCGGCTCTCTCCATACGTTGGAGAATGGAACGACAATGAAGGACGTGGAATGTG GCACGCAAGTATCTTCATCCAAACTGGGATTGGTTGTGGTCATTGCACTGCTTAGTACAGTACTTTCTGTCATCTTGCTGTCCTTCTTCATATATTCAGGATATAATCAAG AGAATCGGACCAAGGTGTGGATTATATTTACCAGGCTG GTGAAATGCGCAGAGCCTACAAAAATGCCAGTCCAGGAGCTGACTGAGAATGGAAGGATTGTGGCTACAGCTGGCGATGAAGACAAGAGCCCAGAGGTGATGACGGAGCTTCTGCTTGTGTAA
- the LOC132399675 gene encoding tumor necrosis factor receptor superfamily member 5-like isoform X1: MCERPIVIPQQTQGTLPLAASACAPVQAECCQHASSSACDSVSKYAKFGKCCSLCPPGMYMSSECTEKNDSKCQPCGPERYQSKWNRLEHCHLHKVCTNNGGFVVEKAGSSTSDTVCQCQVGKHCVNKDCEICEENSVCEPGYGVVYKEEGANFTIPVCEVCEAGYYSNISSNLEPCRKWSDCGSLHTLENGTTMKDVECGTQVSSSKLGLVVVIALLSTVLSVILLSFFIYSGYNQENRTKVWIIFTRLVKCAEPTKMPVQELTENGRIVATAGDEDKSPEVMTELLLV, from the exons ATGTGTGAAAGACCCATCGTTATTCCGCAGCAAACACAGGGGACTCTGCCTCTGGCAGCATCTGCTTGTGCTCCAGTGCAAGCTGAG TGCTGTCAACATGCCTCAAGCAGCGCCTGCGATTCTGTCTCTAAATACGCAAAGTTTGGAAAGTGCTGCAGTTTGTGCCCACCTG GCATGTACATGAGCAGCGAGTGCACTGAGAAAAATGACTCAAAATGTCAACCATGTGGTCCTGAACGTTATCAGTCAAAGTGGAACAGACTGGAACATTGTCATCTGCATAAAGTCTGTACCAATA ATGGAGGATTTGTGGTTGAAAAGGCTGGCAGCAGTACCAGTGATACAGTCTGTCAGTGCCAGGTTGGGAAGCACTGTGTCAATAAGGACTGTGAGATCTGTGAAGAGAACAGCGTCTGTGAACCCGGCTATGGAGTTGTGTACAAAGAAG AAGGTGCAAATTTCACAATACCTGTGTGTGAGGTATGCGAAGCTGGATATTACTCAAACATATCTTCTAACTTGGAACCCTGCAGGAAATGGAGCGA TTGCGGCTCTCTCCATACGTTGGAGAATGGAACGACAATGAAGGACGTGGAATGTG GCACGCAAGTATCTTCATCCAAACTGGGATTGGTTGTGGTCATTGCACTGCTTAGTACAGTACTTTCTGTCATCTTGCTGTCCTTCTTCATATATTCAGGATATAATCAAG AGAATCGGACCAAGGTGTGGATTATATTTACCAGGCTG GTGAAATGCGCAGAGCCTACAAAAATGCCAGTCCAGGAGCTGACTGAGAATGGAAGGATTGTGGCTACAGCTGGCGATGAAGACAAGAGCCCAGAGGTGATGACGGAGCTTCTGCTTGTGTAA
- the LOC132399675 gene encoding tumor necrosis factor receptor superfamily member 5-like isoform X3 yields MYMSSECTEKNDSKCQPCGPERYQSKWNRLEHCHLHKVCTNNGGFVVEKAGSSTSDTVCQCQVGKHCVNKDCEICEENSVCEPGYGVVYKEEGANFTIPVCEVCEAGYYSNISSNLEPCRKWSDCGSLHTLENGTTMKDVECGTQVSSSKLGLVVVIALLSTVLSVILLSFFIYSGYNQENRTKVWIIFTRLVKCAEPTKMPVQELTENGRIVATAGDEDKSPEVMTELLLV; encoded by the exons ATGTACATGAGCAGCGAGTGCACTGAGAAAAATGACTCAAAATGTCAACCATGTGGTCCTGAACGTTATCAGTCAAAGTGGAACAGACTGGAACATTGTCATCTGCATAAAGTCTGTACCAATA ATGGAGGATTTGTGGTTGAAAAGGCTGGCAGCAGTACCAGTGATACAGTCTGTCAGTGCCAGGTTGGGAAGCACTGTGTCAATAAGGACTGTGAGATCTGTGAAGAGAACAGCGTCTGTGAACCCGGCTATGGAGTTGTGTACAAAGAAG AAGGTGCAAATTTCACAATACCTGTGTGTGAGGTATGCGAAGCTGGATATTACTCAAACATATCTTCTAACTTGGAACCCTGCAGGAAATGGAGCGA TTGCGGCTCTCTCCATACGTTGGAGAATGGAACGACAATGAAGGACGTGGAATGTG GCACGCAAGTATCTTCATCCAAACTGGGATTGGTTGTGGTCATTGCACTGCTTAGTACAGTACTTTCTGTCATCTTGCTGTCCTTCTTCATATATTCAGGATATAATCAAG AGAATCGGACCAAGGTGTGGATTATATTTACCAGGCTG GTGAAATGCGCAGAGCCTACAAAAATGCCAGTCCAGGAGCTGACTGAGAATGGAAGGATTGTGGCTACAGCTGGCGATGAAGACAAGAGCCCAGAGGTGATGACGGAGCTTCTGCTTGTGTAA